One Natronomonas gomsonensis genomic window, AAGGCCGATTCGATATACACGCTGGCGTACGCGATTCTGCCGGCGTTTATCGTCATCGGGCTGCCGCTGTTCCTCATGGGGTGGGTCCCGAGCGTCGAGACGGCGACGTACGTCCCCTACTCGGCGCAGCTGTGGACGCTCATCGGCATCTCGCCGATGGTCGTCGCTGCCATCGTGTTCTTTCAGGATTACCGCGAGGGACTCTCTCACCAACCCCGAGAGTACCTCGCGGCCGTCACGTTGTGGTTCTATCTGGTCTTCCAGACCGCGGTGTTCGTCACCGCGTTCATCGAGGAGTTCGTCGTCCACAAGCCGAGCGTCTACGTGACGACGACGCGAAGCGACGTGCCGTCCGACGACTGAGTTCGGTCGCTACTCGTGGCCGCGCCGTCGTGGCCGTCGAAGTCGCTCGCCCGACCGGCCTTCGCCGTCAGCGGTGACGTGGATGCGCCACTCGTTGGCATCGGAGCGAACCGCCTCGTAGGACCAGCCACGCTCCTCGAGTCGGTCGTACAACGGAATCGGCGCCGCCGCCGCAAGAATCAGGAGGTCCTCGCCCTCGGAGCGGTCTTCGAGAGCGTCGAAAACTGCCTCGACCGGCCGGTCCTCCCGCTCCCGCAAATCGACAACGTCCATCGACGCGATATTCTGTTCCGAGGAAGCCGCGGCATCAGACTCCGAATCCGCTCTCCCCCCTGCTTTCGTCCGCCGAGTGAGTGCTTGCATACGCGGAGGGTCGTCTGCGATACACATAGGAGAGGCCGCTGTGTCTCAGCCGCTGGGATGTGATTGACTGACTATTCAATCAGTTCACAACCCTTTTGACTGAACGGTCAGCTAGGTACGGTAGAAAATGTGCGGAGCCTCCACCGCAGAACCACACGATGACAGACGGGTGAGGTCCTGATGGACGACTCCCGCCTGGACCGACTGGTGGCGGCGATTCGCCGGCGAGTCGGGATGGTGTTCAAGAGCCGCGAGGAGTTCGACCTCACCTCGGGGAGCATCGGCAAGCCGCTGTTCTATCTCTCCTTGCCCATCGTCATCACGAACCTGCTGCAGACGGCGTACAACCTCGTCGACACCATCTGGTTGGGCCGCTACAGCACGGAGGCGCTGGCGGCGATTAGCTTCGCGTTCCCCGTCGTGTTCTTCCTCATCTCGCTTGGGTTGGGTATCTCCATCGCCGGAAGTATTCTCGTGGCACAGAACACCGGCGCCGGCGAGGACGCCCGAGCGGAGTTCGCCGCCTCCCAGACGGTGACGTTTGCCATCATCGCGTCGGTGCTGTTGGGCGGGTTCGGCTACTTCGCCGTCGGCGACATCCTCGAGTTACTCGGTGCCTCCGAGGAGGTGCTACCGGGGGCGACGGCGTACCTCGAAATCATCTCGCTGGGGATGGTGTTCATGTTCGCCTTTTTCGTGTTCATGTCGCTAATGCGAGGGTACGGCGACACCATCACCCCGATGCTCGTCATGCTGGTGACGGTGGTCGTCAACCTCATTCTCGACCCGTTTCTCATCTTCGGGTGGGGTCCGTTCCCGGAGTTGGGCGTCGTCGGTGCCGCCTACGCGACGATATTCTCCCGGGCGATGGCGACGGTCATCGGGATGGCAATCATGTTCCGCGGCACGCGAGGCGTCGAGATACATCTGTCCCAGATGGCCCCGGACTTCGGCTACTTCAAAAAGCTCCTCCGAATCGGGGTACCGGCGTCCGTCGAAGGCACCGGCAACGCCATCGCAGTCAACCTGATGTTGGTCATCGTCGGGACGTTCCCGACGGTTGTCGTGGCCGCATACGGCGTCGGCGTCCGGATGTTCTCGGTCATCTTCCTGCCAGCCATCGCCGTCGGCCGGGGCGTCGAGACGATGGTCGGACAGAACATCGGCGCGGGCGAAGAGGATAGGGCGGCATCGGCGTCGCACTTCGCGGCGCGCTCGATGTTCGTCGTCCTCGCGGGCGTCGGCGTGTTGACATGGCTCGGCGCCGGCAACATCGTCGCGGTGTTCTCCGACGACCCCGAGGTCGTCGAGGTCGGACGGCTGTTCCTCCGGTACGTCGCGCCGACGTTCGGCTTCACCGGCATCTTCCAGTCATACAAGGGCGGGTTCCGCGGAGCAGGACGAACTCTGACCGCCGCCGTCGTCTCCATCGCCATGCTCGGCGCCATCCGATTGCCCGTCGCCGCGTTGGCCTCCCAGCGACTCATCTACGAGGGGACACTGCTCGATGTCGTCGTCTCGACGCTGCCGGCAGTCGTCGCCGACCCAATCGGTGCGCTGTTCAGTGCCATCGCTACCTTCTCGATGGGATATGAGGGAATCTGGGTGGCGTTCGCCGTCTCGAACGTCGCAGGGGCGACCCTCGCGTTCGGGTGGTACATCCGCGGTGGGTGGCGCGATGCCGACCTCACCGAACGGGGCGGGCCGCCCACCGAATCAGCCGAATCGCCGGACCCGGAACCGCCTGTCGACGACTAATCGCTGCTGGAAACCGTCAAAGAATACGTCTGTCTCGTACGGCACCCCCGGCGACCGAGACGGCGGGTGCACCCCCGAACCCCCCGGACGAGGGACGCCGTCTCGCTCCGTAGCCCGACAGCCAGAATCGGCGGCAACGGTTCGACTGTGACTGTCGGGTGGCCCCACGCGGCGCTGTGGCCGCGTTTCCGTGCCGTTCCCAACCCTATCACGTCGACACGCGGCGACAGTCGCCGTCGACGCGTGCGATTACGACCCGATACCGCGTTTGGTCCCGAACAGTGACGGCCCCGATGCGCCGTCGTATGGGACTTCACACGAGTACATATGTTCTGCAGTAATATAAAATTTATGCTGCGCATAATCTCTTCGATTATATGCATTCAAATAATCAGTTTCGGACTGGCCACCCACAACGGTCGTTCCCATCGGAGAGCCAAAGAAAGCGTCTGGCAGCGACAAAATCGGCCGTTTTGGTTATTCGTCGTCGACGAGGTCTCCGAAGACGGCCTCCGCGTCGGCAGGCGTATCGAAGTCGTGGAAGTGTTCGCCGCGCTCTTTCGAGAGGATGTTCAGCGCTGCTGCAGCGCCGTCGCCGACGGAGATGGCGGCCTGCCACTCCTCGGGTCGGACCATCGCACCGGTCGCGTAGGCGTTCTCCACGCTCGTCTCCATGTCGACGCCGACATCGACCACGTCGCCGTCGAAGTCACAGCCCAGTGACTCCGCGAGGTCGCGGTTGGCGCCCGTCGCGAGGACGACGTAGCGAGCGTCGTAACTCCCGTCGTCGGTCTCGATGACGAAGCCGTCGTCGGTCGACTCGACGCCAGTCACTTCCTCGCCCTGCCGGCGGTCGACACCGAAATCGTCGACCTGCTGGCGCGCGGTGGCCATGAACTCGCTGCCGCCGACCGACCCGACGCCGAGGTAGTTGAACAGATGCGCTTTGTGCATCCACGTCTCGTCGGTGTCGAGCAGCGTCGTTTCCAGCCCGTTCTTGCTGGCGAACAGCCCCGCGCTCAGTCCCGCAGGACCGCCACCGACGACGATTACGTCAGAGTTTCCTGATTCAGTCATGATAATCTCCGGCCGAACGTCGAGCGGAGCGCCAAGCGCCACCGACGCCCGAAACCGTCCGATATCTCCGTCCCGTAGCAACAAAAAACCAGCAGGGAACTCCGTACAATCAGGTAACGGTCGAGTCACGTGGCGACGAAAAGCGACGGCGACAGACCAAGCACCCGAGATGGACGCTCCGGCCTACATCCGGGAGGCTTCCTTGGCCTCCTCGGCGTGTTCCAGCGCGAACGTCAACTGTGCGCGGTGGAGCGCTTCGAGTTCGTCAGCGTCCCCGTCGGGGAGTTGGGTCGTGACCTCGACCCCGGGGAGTTCGGTCTTCATCTTCGCGCCGCCGCTACCGTCGAGGAGGTCTTCGAAGTCGAAATCGGACATGGTCACTCGGAGGGAGGGCCCTCGTCGTCTTAGTTGGTGGTGTCCGACCACCTCGTGAGGGTCGGTTCGGTTTGAAACGGTGTCAATCAGATAGAGTAGGAGTGAAACAGCGGCTATCTGACACGGTTGGGTGTCGGGGGGAATCGAGGGGTCCCTCTGAAGCCTCCGCTTTTTTTATACAAGCGAAAGAGTTCTCTCACTATGGTCACAGCACCTGCCGGCACGGACCAAAGCGAGTCCCTCGACCGAGAGGCACTCATCCCCGATGTCGGTAGCGAGGTATCTATCCTTCACATCGAGGATGACGCCGCTTTCGCTGAGTTAGTCTCGAACTTCCTGCAACGAGAGCGTGACTCCTTCGAGGTCTTGACCGAAACGGACCCTCGGGATGGCATCAAACGGGTCGAAAACGAGCGCATCGATTGTGTCATCTCGGACTACGATATGCCCGAAATGAATGGGTTGGGTGTCTTGAAAGAAGTCAGGAAAAAGCACCCACAACTCCCGTTCATACTCTTTACGGGAAAAGGCAGCGAGGAAATCGCCAGCGAAGCGATATCAGCGGGAGTCACCGACTATCTACAGAAACGCAAAGGAACCGAACAGTACGGGATGCTTGCCAATCGCGTCGAGCAGGCCGTCGCTCGCCGGCGCGCCGAAAAGCAGGTCGAACGCGGGTTCAACGCTATCGAAACCGCAAACGAGGGAATCAGCCTATTGAACGACACCGGCGAATTCATCTACGTCAACGAGGCCTACGCGAAAATCGTCGGCTACGAGCGAGATGAATTGCTCGGCGAACACTTCGAGACGATTTACCCGGACAACGACATCGATTTCGTGTACGAAGAGATGATTCCCGAGGCAAAGGAGGGTGAGTGGACAGGAACGACGGTTTACGAGCGGAAGGATGGTGACGTGATTACCGTCGAGCATTCGATTTCCTACACCACGGGTGATACGATGATTTGTACTATCTCCGAGAGCGATGAGGAGGTGCGCGAAGCGCTGTCGCTCCGCGAACAGGCGATGGACGAAGCCCCGATTGGAATCGTCATCACCGATGCCGACCGTGAGGACAACCCAATCATCTACGCAAATGACGGGTTCGCGGAGGTGACGGGATACTCACGCGAGGAAACGGTAGGGCGGAACTGTCGCTTCCTGCAGGGTGAAGAGACTCGGGAGGAACCGATAGCCGAAATGCGAGACGCCATCGACGCCGCGGAGTCAGTTGCCGTCGAACTGCGTAATTATCGGAAGAACGGAGAGATGTTCTGGAACCGGGTGACGATTGCGCCACTGTTCGACGACAGTGGAGACGTCGATTACTTCGTCGGCTGTCAGGAGGACGTGACCGCGCGCAGAGAGATAATGGCGGAGTACGGCTCGCTTGGCTCAGTTCTCTCTCACGATTTGCAGAATCCGCTGCAGACCGTTCGTGGACGGCTGGAACTGGCTATCGAGACTGGCAACATTGACCACGTCGAGGAGGCGATACCGTCGGTGGACCGGCTGGAGGCGTTGACCAATGACATCGCGAGCGTGTTACAAACCGGGACTATCACCCCGAAACGCGATTACGTTAGTGTTGAGAGAGCCGCCGAGTCGGTTTGGGAGTCCCGTGAAGATTGTCACGACGAGAGTTCCCTCGAGGTTGTCGATTCCCCGGCGGTGACTGGCAATCGTGGCGCGATTGGCCGGATGATGGATAACCTGATTGGTAACTCAATCGAACACGGTGAACCACCGGTCACGATTCGAGTTGGCGGCTTAGAGGACGGATTCTACGTTGAAGACGATGGTCCCGGAATTCCCGAGGGGAACCGCGAGAAGGTGTTCGAGCAGGGGTTCTCGACGAAAGAGAGCGGCGACGAAACCGGCGTGGGGATGACGAGCGTTCGGCAAATCGTATTAGCACACGGCTGGCGGATTACTATCACGGATAGCGAAGCGTTGGGCGGCGTCCGATTCGAGATTCGGACGGAGTGAAACCGACCGGCTGAAAAGCCGTAACCATAGCTCCCTTATGGGAAAGTGATTCGGCTGTCGCTGTCTCGGCCGGCATATACTGATAGACGTGGGGGAACGCATCTGAAGTGGTTTCGGGGATACCGCTTCCGACCAGCAAGACGATTCGATGTCCGGCGGGAATCGCTGACGCAGTCGGGAAGCAACACATCGTCGGGCGGTATCACGTCGTAGGTCGCTTCGCTCCGTTCGAATGCTCCGTGTCGGCAGGGGGCGGGTCCTACTCGACGTTATGTTCGTCAAGCCGGTCGCGAACTATCGATTCGAGACCGCGGTCAGCCTCGATAGCAGTGATGAGTGCTCGGAGTAGACGATTGTACGCGGCTGGGCGCTCAATCATCGCGACGTGACCGGTGCGTTCCATCCGGCAGAACACGCTTTCGGGGAGCCGACTCGCAGTCCCGCGTGCCACATCGACCGGAACGATTCCGTCGGCAGGGCCGTGGATGACGAGCGTGGGTACATCGACTCGCTCGATGTCGGGGCGTCCGTCGTATCCCCAAAACGCCTCGGTAACGGTCGTCCACGCCGAGCGGTGTCGTGGCAAGGGGTTCGACTGCAGGAAGTCCTCAACGACGGCCTCGTCTGTTCCCTCGTGAAAGCCAACGCTGTAGGCCAACTGGCGAATGAGCGCGTCGCTCGTTGGGAGGCGATACAGGCGCAAAGCCAGAAACAGTCGTAACAGCGGCTTCTCCCATGCCGGCGTGAGGTCGTGGTCACCACCAGCGTGCAGAACGAGGCCAGCCGTCGGGTGGCGTTTGGCATACTCCAGAGCGATGGCTGTGCCGTAACTGTGGCCGTGGACGATGGGTCGGTCAATATCGAGCGTATCGAGCAGATGCCTGAGGTCGGCGACGTGCCCGGCGAGCGACTGTTCGGGACGCGTCGTGGAGTTCCCGTTTCCGGCCAGTGCATACGTCACCAATTCCTGCTCGCCCTCGAACGCATCCAGTTGCGGATACGGGTTCCACAGCGAGCCGAGGCCACCGTGAACGAACACGACCGCTGGACTCGAACCACCCATATGAACCGCCTCTAACTCGACCGATTCGGAAACCTGCACCCGACGCGAATCCGGTATCGAGTTCCGGACGTCAGCGAATCGGACGTACCCGGGAGGGAACGGTGACGTGGACATAGGTGGTTCAGAAGGAGAACTTGTCACGCACCGATTGAAGAGCGAGCCGAGAGAGCAGGCGAGCGGGGCCACGCTTGGGTAGTTCTCGAATCGTTTCGGTTGAGCCCGGTGGATTACCACCGCCGATGTGAAGCTCCCAGCCCGTCTCGTCGGCAAAGCGGTCGACCGCCGCTTCTACGTCTTTCTGTACCGCTTCGGCGTCCATCGTCATCGGTGTCCCATCCCGCATCACGAGTTCCCCGTCGACGATAACCGTCTCCACGTCGCCCGGCGCGGCGTTGTTCACGACGTGCGCAGGTACGTTCGTCAACGGTGTGAACTTCGGCTTGTCCACGTCGAGAAGGACGACATCCGCCCGCTTGCCCGGTTCGATGCTTCCGATCTCGTCGCCGACACCCAACGCACGTGCGCCTTCGATTGTCAGCATTCGCACCAGTTCCATCGACGAGTATTGGCCGGTCGTCCGTTTGACGTTGGCCGCAAGGCGGGCCTGTCGGGCCTCGCCGAACATGCTGTAGGAGTCGTGCCAGTAGTGGTCGTCGATGCCCAGCCCGACGTCGACACCCGCATCCCGTAGTTCCGGGACGGGCGTCCACTGCATCTCGGCGTCCGGGTTCCAGTAGCAGAACACCGACGGGCAGTGTGCCACGG contains:
- a CDS encoding DUF2249 domain-containing protein, whose amino-acid sequence is MQALTRRTKAGGRADSESDAAASSEQNIASMDVVDLREREDRPVEAVFDALEDRSEGEDLLILAAAAPIPLYDRLEERGWSYEAVRSDANEWRIHVTADGEGRSGERLRRPRRRGHE
- a CDS encoding MATE family efflux transporter gives rise to the protein MDDSRLDRLVAAIRRRVGMVFKSREEFDLTSGSIGKPLFYLSLPIVITNLLQTAYNLVDTIWLGRYSTEALAAISFAFPVVFFLISLGLGISIAGSILVAQNTGAGEDARAEFAASQTVTFAIIASVLLGGFGYFAVGDILELLGASEEVLPGATAYLEIISLGMVFMFAFFVFMSLMRGYGDTITPMLVMLVTVVVNLILDPFLIFGWGPFPELGVVGAAYATIFSRAMATVIGMAIMFRGTRGVEIHLSQMAPDFGYFKKLLRIGVPASVEGTGNAIAVNLMLVIVGTFPTVVVAAYGVGVRMFSVIFLPAIAVGRGVETMVGQNIGAGEEDRAASASHFAARSMFVVLAGVGVLTWLGAGNIVAVFSDDPEVVEVGRLFLRYVAPTFGFTGIFQSYKGGFRGAGRTLTAAVVSIAMLGAIRLPVAALASQRLIYEGTLLDVVVSTLPAVVADPIGALFSAIATFSMGYEGIWVAFAVSNVAGATLAFGWYIRGGWRDADLTERGGPPTESAESPDPEPPVDD
- a CDS encoding NAD(P)/FAD-dependent oxidoreductase, giving the protein MTESGNSDVIVVGGGPAGLSAGLFASKNGLETTLLDTDETWMHKAHLFNYLGVGSVGGSEFMATARQQVDDFGVDRRQGEEVTGVESTDDGFVIETDDGSYDARYVVLATGANRDLAESLGCDFDGDVVDVGVDMETSVENAYATGAMVRPEEWQAAISVGDGAAAALNILSKERGEHFHDFDTPADAEAVFGDLVDDE
- a CDS encoding PAS domain-containing protein; this translates as MVTAPAGTDQSESLDREALIPDVGSEVSILHIEDDAAFAELVSNFLQRERDSFEVLTETDPRDGIKRVENERIDCVISDYDMPEMNGLGVLKEVRKKHPQLPFILFTGKGSEEIASEAISAGVTDYLQKRKGTEQYGMLANRVEQAVARRRAEKQVERGFNAIETANEGISLLNDTGEFIYVNEAYAKIVGYERDELLGEHFETIYPDNDIDFVYEEMIPEAKEGEWTGTTVYERKDGDVITVEHSISYTTGDTMICTISESDEEVREALSLREQAMDEAPIGIVITDADREDNPIIYANDGFAEVTGYSREETVGRNCRFLQGEETREEPIAEMRDAIDAAESVAVELRNYRKNGEMFWNRVTIAPLFDDSGDVDYFVGCQEDVTARREIMAEYGSLGSVLSHDLQNPLQTVRGRLELAIETGNIDHVEEAIPSVDRLEALTNDIASVLQTGTITPKRDYVSVERAAESVWESREDCHDESSLEVVDSPAVTGNRGAIGRMMDNLIGNSIEHGEPPVTIRVGGLEDGFYVEDDGPGIPEGNREKVFEQGFSTKESGDETGVGMTSVRQIVLAHGWRITITDSEALGGVRFEIRTE
- a CDS encoding alpha/beta fold hydrolase, with the translated sequence MGGSSPAVVFVHGGLGSLWNPYPQLDAFEGEQELVTYALAGNGNSTTRPEQSLAGHVADLRHLLDTLDIDRPIVHGHSYGTAIALEYAKRHPTAGLVLHAGGDHDLTPAWEKPLLRLFLALRLYRLPTSDALIRQLAYSVGFHEGTDEAVVEDFLQSNPLPRHRSAWTTVTEAFWGYDGRPDIERVDVPTLVIHGPADGIVPVDVARGTASRLPESVFCRMERTGHVAMIERPAAYNRLLRALITAIEADRGLESIVRDRLDEHNVE